tttaaattaaacaaatatctctcttttttcaaggCATTCAGTGAAAAAGAATAGGAgcaagataaagaagaaaatggaaaaaatagagagagaaagagagaatgaaattgCATTCTTAAATGCACACTTATGGTTGGAAAATGACTGGCTGCGTAACATATTCTTCATTTAAAACTCCGTGGTTAAAACATTTTGACAGCATTGAAATTGACTATTTTTGTAAACACAAAGAAAGTATTAATGGAAATGTGTTAATGTAcaaaataagatttaaaaagtttaaagattttcaaaatatatgaatcacttaatttattagaaaacaagaaaaaaatatatatatatttataaatattaaatcgagAACAATGTCACAGCCATCAGTAACGGCCTATTTTAACGCAGTAATTCAGTAACGCCTATTGTAAGCAACCAGCAAATGAAGATTTGCGCAATAAATCTAAAGTTATACTGTTGGATGAAaagtatatgaaaataaatgaagagaTTAAACTTCAAATGAGAACGAAAATCCAAACTCCTActagaaaaacaagaagaaactATAGTAACGAGTCAAAAAATTATGTTGATGCAAGGAACAAgcaatgttaataattttactcCTAAAGAAAATTCTACAAAATGTCATACTTATGTTGATTCTAAGTTTTTTGTATAGAAAACAAGTATAGTTGCTACTTGCTTATATGCAAATAAAACACATAAACTAAGTCGAGATAATTAAGTACATGTTTGTGTaagttttctaaaaataagtAATGATGCTGAAATGAAGAAtggaaatttgaaaataaaagggaaagtgaaaaaagtattatttgaGAAAAAGGTACTTTAAATCCACAGAAGAAGCAAGTTTCTACGCTAATGAAAAATGtagtagaagaaaaacatattaaaatgaatgaacAAAATGAACCAACTTTTGTTAGATATACTACATCAAAATAGATGCCAATTAGAGatgattctattaaaaaaagtttgGATTTGAATgagatcaaaaataaaattaaagaaactaACAGACTAGCAGAATTAAAAGCTTCTATCgacaacataaaaaaaaatgtgatcaACATTTAAATGAACTTCAGAAACAAAATGGTTTTAAAAAACCTCAAATACATAAGTTTGAACAAATTGAACTGGAAATATCAATCAGGTAaatgcatttttataatatttagtattttcttatgttttatgttaatttttattttatatgacaGTTAACAAAAGAACTTTGAATCGCCAAGTAAGGCCTTAATGAGTCCTATAAAAAGTGAAGTTTTAACTCAAATGAGTAAATAAtgtcatattttatttgaaccTAAGGAATCCATTAAtcccataaaaaataaacttgaTAAAACTTCAGCTTATCAAAGATGTTTATCACTTGCTGAAAGTAATATACCAGGATTATCATTACCTATAGGTTCTTAGCAGAGATTTTTAAATGCATTGGTACagtatatgaatatatcatttattgcatttatattgtattattttcatttatgtatgaaataatattccatattattgatatttttaggTTTCCGCTATGCTGtttagaagaaataatatttaaaaaattaaagccAGCTGTTCAAGAACTTTTGCGACGCAACTTTACATTAGAGTATTTAGTACAAATAAAAACTGTTTATCCTAAtgcttatatttttcatcaagAGTTCATTAAAGTTTCATCAAAATTAGGTCATTTGGTTCAATATCTAAACAAGATGAAGTAGTTTTAACGCCAACTACAAGTAAAAGGTGGATTGAATGAACCAAATGGAGACAATGTCTTACAGGCAGCAACAGATGCAAGCATGAGTCCAGGCATATTGctacaaagaagaagaaaatttaagaagaagatattttattaggtaatttcaattattttttatactttgatTATTGATTAAcattaaattgattataaatcataccaatattatttatgtattgtaGATAAAGTTAAAACAGAACATGAGCAATTTTTGCTAAAATTAGATGAACCAATAGTCATtcttaaagagaaaattatacgtTGGCATCCCGAGTTCGATGTGGAAAGTTGCAAGTCAATTGAGTATTCTGCATTGTCGCAATCACCTAATATAGAAAAAGCCACTTCTGCTAAACATGTTTTCGGTAAGATTCTATTTACaatgatttcattaaataaacattacacatatatatgtgtaatgatgtaattaatagttatagaaatattttaattattgtcatGTAAGCACTTAATGTAAGATGTCATATTGTCGTATAAGcacaaattgaaatttaaagtGAAAAAAGTATATCTTAGGCCAAAATATCTTACATTACAGTTGAATGTTAGCCTTAATATTATAGTTTAATCagtattttacataaattattaattttcatgttTCTGTAACTTGAATGTAAGAATTGTAATAAACTTGAATGTAagatttcttaaataaatacaacgtatttttcaattgatttatgaagaatgtatacatgtattctTGCATGttagttttttaatatatatatatatatattttttttttttatagaaagagCAAAGTCCTTATTCCATTGTAATACTCGAATGGAAAAAGCTTTGCAAAGATTAGCAGAGGCAAAAATGATATCAAAATCTAAATCTCCGGATGTATTTTCTACAAACAAACCTACTAACAGTACTAAAAACAAAGTCAATATTATGGTTATTGATATTTCTCTAGTTATACCAACTATGAAAAAGAGCTACTTTACTAAGACATTTAAAGGCATTCTAAAAGCTCTTGAAAaggtaagttttttttttatttttgatttttttttattgaaatttacgATTTGATGTTGTCAGGTACGTGCGAAACAAACTGCTAAAGCATTAGAAATGATGACACAGACTCCAGATCTAGATAAAGAAGCGACTCTATATTCTAGATTACCCGAATTAGCAAAAATTCTTCATAGTATTTTTgtaactgaaaaaaaaaaaggaattttacCTTTAGAACatgtattaacaaaattagaCAATTCGTTTAGAACTAAGCTTATTGCAGCTAAATTAGAGGAAAACGTGCGGAAATGATGTAAATTATTGCCTACTTGGACTAGTATACATAATGTGTGAAAAACAGATTACTTAAAGCTTGCAAAAGATGTTAATTTAAATgaagtaattaaaatgtttgaaattgtggctaacaataaaattactaCATCATtacatcgatataataatgtaattaatataaaattcagtTTTTATTCGTACTCATACCattcattttttgtaatatgtttatgtagtcttttttatgatatagTTGCataggtataataataatgaattagtATCTAGGAATTGATATCTTTTCATGTAATTCTATTATGCGTAATCAGTATATTTTCTGATACATATgtcatgaataaaaataatataaaaaaaattaagtttttTAAACTTGTTATTGTGTTATTATGTgtgtatttacaaaattatagtATCCtgttattttcttgaaaatagtTAATTATCGGTTAAAGACCATGAcaattatattacatcatatatatgatggaaaatatttacatattttaattttattgttatccaatttgtatacaaattattgatataaggaataaaagaagttactaaaaaaatatcaagttAAAAGAAACTGAGGAACCTTACTTTTCACAGACTAcaattacgtatttatttacaatgtttattttatgtaacagcacataatatataacattaggTCATCAGTTATAACTACAAATAGCATACGACTAGATTAAAGGTTCAAGAAGTAAAACTGCCCCATCAAATCTAAATTTAGATCCAATTTATATATGGTTATGACATTCAATGACATTATGATTGTAACAAAAATAGTTATAATTACATTAACTTTGAAAACTTTCATAATTTTGCCAAAGTTTGAATactagtataataataatagttatattatCCAGATTATGctttacaaaaaataacagaTCTATACTTTACAACAGATTCTATGTTTATAGCATGCTGTTTATaacatgaaaatttaataaaatatttaaatcatctGTTTTAGAAACAGGAAATGTACaatttaagaatattattattttcataaaatcatAAGTCCATTTCATAACAATATGCCTCAATTGAACTTtatgaatcttttattttaaaattcattattcgttttttcaaaaatctatAAACGAATCTGAATGGCTTATGATGAATTATAATAGGCACATTACatggaaatttttatcaataaaggCACTGCCATCTTTTGCACTAAAGGACTAATACAGTGGTGCATTTGTAATTATTCACTATATgcatacacaaacatatatgtatatatggcgtatttatttatattaaagtcTGCCAAGCAGTCTACAAGGAATGTTGTACTTCTATAATTCAATCCCAGAAAAGAAGattgtttgaaattattgcctatatttatttatacaactGAACTTTGGCAAATTATAACTATTTCAGTTCTATATTttgtattgtaataattatatatttgatttatttatttctgattAGGAGCGAAAGTATATGTATCATAACATATTAAGATacatctataaaaatttttcagttAAGTTTTGATCGCTTACTATAGATGATAATAGgcaattgtaatataatatcatctaaaattttgtttacaatAATTGCTTAATAACTTGACAAAATATtactgtataatatttataataaaaataaatcaagagaTACTACTATAAGTCTATGCCTGTGCATGCTAATCATATTAGTAACTTCAGTATATGAGGCAAAGTAATATATTACTTAAAGAATTTTGTAAATGCTTCTCTTATATGTATCATATGCAAGTTGCACgacatattacattatttatatactctcCGGTGATATTATTCACAAAAATAGCGAACGATTTTTGATACATAGAAACAGATACAAATGTagattacatataaaatttaagtaTTGAATGCACATAATAAcaaagatctttttctttactatctCTTAAGTAGGTTCAaccaaatataatttttcatttcaggATATGTACTATTATAtgcataatataaaatattctaattgaaattatatttttacaaatgaaaCACAAATCATTtagtgaaattaaataaattttaattaacacaTTGAAAACATAGAATAAAGGCAGAGCAATATTATTGACAATTACAGTGACTTTGCACACTCTattcaaaaaattcaaaatatcagtatgtgataaaaatataaaaatcatgtagacataaaaaaaaataatatttggcATAATACactgatatacatatattttgtgtACCTAGGTGCAGAttgtttgttttaatattatatgcatttttacatataatacattgatatttacgtataaaaaatacataattttttcagCTTggtaaattaataacaaatcaaaaaaagtgaatgtaaaaaaatattcaaatcaacaaacatttaattattgtgtgttctttcaaaaaatatagttAAAGCTTAATTATAAGAAACTTTTGTTccttcatatattataatctttcgTGAAACATATAAGTAgggtatatatttcttgttattaGTTATTTAACTGTTATTAGTTAAATATACACTTTTTCGATCTATATACAGATATGTTTGATGCAGAGCATCTACCTTtgcatttacattttattgtaaatgACATTATCTGTACCTAGGTATttcaataacaaaattaaatgtcTCAAGTAAGGtgtctatataatataaaacttgtTACCTAATATGAACTTGTAAAAAAGAGTATTATAATCTGTAATTACATTCTATTAAGTGtcatgataatataaattcataaattccaataaaattattaattcatcgCAATATAAGTTtcattataatcaatataagttaaattttttatcttatttcataTGAGATTAGAAATTCTTGCATTTTATCTAATATCGTTTTCAATAAGAGTTAAAGTAAtactgtaaaaatataaatcaaattctAAGATacctttttattgttattgcaaattataataaaaaatgtcagtctattgaaattttctacgcaaaattcattaaaaaaatattaagttaaTCTATGCATATAATCAACAATATAATTCACATCACagatttaatatcaataaatgaataatgaaaatgcaaatataattttttttgtgtaCAGGTTTTGCGaaaagaaactattttttctaataaaaatgttactaAGAAAtaagtttgtttgtttctcaaGGCCTTGATTACTTTCTATTAACAGAAGAATTCAAGCTTTGGTGTGTAGGttacatacatagatgtatTAATATGTACAGAAGTGCTGTTATTATGACTTACTGATATTTCTGTATGACacataaaaaaagtaagaaattctatttaaaaagttatttatactttttatggtaatttaaaaatcaagcgaaatacttaaaaaaagaaaagaaaaagacaaagaagaaaaaagaaatgacagctaaaaataatatataatacataacgATCTATATgcaaatatcgattaattaaaaaacatatgAGATTCTTGAGTATGCTTTGCTCTGAGTTTAAAGTAATGTAGTAGGGCAGTATCATATTACTATCTCAACATAGTTGAAGCACATTAAATTGGTATGTGTAGCAATAGTCATTGTAATACTAATTACCAAGTCgtgaattttctaaatataaatcattctgTTTACATGTCCTGTGCTTTGTTCAActatactataaaaaatatataattattatgcctgaatgtatatatcattattatttctataaatgagatatatataaaaaaagaaatataggattttaaaagtataaataagcTTCATTGCTTGTATAGTATAAGTACAGAGCACTCAGAATTAATATgtcacattttatataatattagtagaaaatttataaaagcgaGTCAGTAAAATCTGAATTAAGTGACAAATTAAACGTATTTAGATTCAACTATTAGACTCGccttatacaattatttacaaagcagactaaattataaaatccGTATCAAAACTGTTATATGATTAACATTAGAATTTTAAAAGCTATTAAACTAGAAactaataaaactataaaatatttggcatatttataattacattttattcagTCGCGAAGTGAAATTTGTCAATTAAGAACAAGTTTTACcagtatctatatttttttatgcaatCGTTACCCAAATCAACCACGACTAAATGATTGTCTGCTAAGACCGCAATGCCTGATGGACGTCGTAATTTTGAACTATGAGAATCAATTTCAGTTAAAATATTACCTCCTCCCAGCTTTAACACTTGAATGATGCTCCGACCTTTATCTGTACGAGTAGCAAGTATTCTGCCTTCTGCATCAACTGTTATACCACCATATATGCCTTTATCTATTGGGCAAagtaaaaatacatatgttattgtaatatacagtatataaaatatttagatcagtatataaatataaatatgatgtaataaaatataactactttttccttcaacatatatttcttcagAGAAATCACCCTTGGCAGAAAATACTTGAATTCGACTATCAGCAACTAAAATTTCTCCAGCAGGACCAACAGTAACAGAACTAATTAATCTAAAGGTGCCTCTTTTACCAACCTGTTTAttagtaatttcttttttataaaatatgtttaatatatttgaagatttgccttataaaattattgactAACCTGAAACAGTATTTTACCATCAGAATCAAATACAAAAACACAACTTTGTCCATTGTCAGCGACAAGTATATGTCCATAACTTCTGTCTACTGCTATATCAATTGGTTcctataaaagataatataagttaaaataaaattgatgatatatatttattatgagattgtaaaatatgaataaatgtaCTAACTTGAAAAGTAttatgagagaaagatcgaattgTATCACCTAGTGTACTCATTTCTGTGATTCTTCGTGTTCTCCaattaacaacaacaagaCCTTGTTGAGATATGGCGATTCCTGTACAACTACGTCCTTCCAAGCCTTCATTGTTTATGTGTCTTTGAAATTCTAAATCACTATTCAGTACCTGTTACAATAAAGAACAAgcaaactttttaataataattatattctttttaaatcaaaacaataaaaatggaaTCAGTGATAGATAGAttaaatagatttaatataCACGCACCTTGATTCGTGAATTGCCAGtatctaaaatataaacatatctaTTATCATCAATTGCAACTCCAACTGGTTGATGAAATTCATCTTCAccatttcctctttttccataAACTCTAATTGGCTCATTATGTTCCGTGGCATCGAAGAACAACGGATAATCTTTAATAGGTCTTTCGAATacagataattttaaaatataacgacTAGCATATGGTGGCCTAAATAGTACTTCGTAAGTACCATTATCCAAATCTTTAACTTCAGTTTCAATTGATTGACTTTGATTTTCTAATTGAATATTATCTGCTAGCATTAATTCTGCTCCAATAGGATCTCCTCCAACATTACGCGGATGACCATGGTAATCAACTGTTTCAACTACAACAACCCCTTGCAGTTTAACTATTGCTGGATCTTTAAGTCTAGCTCTACATAAAcctgttaaatattaaaaattggaacttattttgtataataattgtgTCTAATGGtctctataaaatattatgttatataataatcaataaaaaactACCAGGTAATGTTGTACTGGAGCGTATCCTTCCTAAATTATTAAGTGCCTTTTCTAGTTCAGTAGATGCATTATTATGGTTAAATTCAAACGTGATAAAAGCATTTTCCCTTGGCTCACTAAGCGCTGTAGCTGCATCAAGTTGATCGGATAAGGTTCCAATTCGTTGTGTTATATTTTGAACTTCgatctacaaaaaaatttgcaattaaaaaatgataaaacagCAAGTACTTTTCAGAAATACGttcaatataaaagaaagtgatgtatgtatatacttgatATTGCAATCCTTCACATTCTCTttcaactttatttttttctgcttctaTCGCAGCATGTTGTTCTTCAAGTACTCGTTTTTTATCTCTAACAGCAGCACTAACGGCAGCTTGTAATTCCACACGACGTTTTTCtactttagaaataatatccGCAAATTCAGCATCAACAGCATGTAAACATCTTTCCATAGCAGCGTCTAAACGTTGAAGTTCTGTGCTCACAGAATCTTGAGCCTGTGTCAACTTAAATATACCTGTATATTAACCACTTTCTACTTTATCATATGAAAATTACACTAAATAATTTAAGAgcaacaaagaaatatatgattcCCTACCTTAGATATACATTCATTTGCTTTATAAAGTAGTATTTCAGACATTCGTTTTATTGCAATGCTAAAAGGGATAATTGTATGTTCTGTACAGCCTGGTGATGTACCTGCATGTGTACCACTTGTACATATTGTACAAAAAACTGTATCACAAGTTTCACAAAATAGCAATTCTTGATTTATATGTACTGAACACTTTGGAATAACCTTCAACAAACAAGTATATACTTatgacaaaatttatataatgttcTAATTGACATTgcaataaaagtatttaaaatttgtcAATCTATGAGAATGAATATGTAACAGATATAATATGATACCTCCCGTCTCTGTCTGGACATAAGATCGAGAAGTTGATTGACAA
The Vespula pensylvanica isolate Volc-1 chromosome 4, ASM1446617v1, whole genome shotgun sequence DNA segment above includes these coding regions:
- the LOC122628361 gene encoding tripartite motif-containing protein 2-like isoform X2, with the protein product MSCCPFMTRLGERMVSMSSMLVETVSINYEDFNESFLTCGTCLCVYDGGEHTPKLLPCSHTVCLHCLTRIAASQTRETGAFRCPICRELITIPRGGVPALPPSFLVNQLLDLMSRQRREVIPKCSVHINQELLFCETCDTVFCTICTSGTHAGTSPGCTEHTIIPFSIAIKRMSEILLYKANECISKLTQAQDSVSTELQRLDAAMERCLHAVDAEFADIISKVEKRRVELQAAVSAAVRDKKRVLEEQHAAIEAEKNKVERECEGLQYQIEVQNITQRIGTLSDQLDAATALSEPRENAFITFEFNHNNASTELEKALNNLGRIRSSTTLPGLCRARLKDPAIVKLQGVVVVETVDYHGHPRNVGGDPIGAELMLADNIQLENQSQSIETEVKDLDNGTYEVLFRPPYASRYILKLSVFERPIKDYPLFFDATEHNEPIRVYGKRGNGEDEFHQPVGVAIDDNRYVYILDTGNSRIKVLNSDLEFQRHINNEGLEGRSCTGIAISQQGLVVVNWRTRRITEMSTLGDTIRSFSHNTFQEPIDIAVDRSYGHILVADNGQSCVFVFDSDGKILFQVGKRGTFRLISSVTVGPAGEILVADSRIQVFSAKGDFSEEIYVEGKNKGIYGGITVDAEGRILATRTDKGRSIIQVLKLGGGNILTEIDSHSSKLRRPSGIAVLADNHLVVVDLGNDCIKKYRYW
- the LOC122628361 gene encoding tripartite motif-containing protein 2-like isoform X1 codes for the protein MDALRLAVQTRLGERMVSMSSMLVETVSINYEDFNESFLTCGTCLCVYDGGEHTPKLLPCSHTVCLHCLTRIAASQTRETGAFRCPICRELITIPRGGVPALPPSFLVNQLLDLMSRQRREVIPKCSVHINQELLFCETCDTVFCTICTSGTHAGTSPGCTEHTIIPFSIAIKRMSEILLYKANECISKLTQAQDSVSTELQRLDAAMERCLHAVDAEFADIISKVEKRRVELQAAVSAAVRDKKRVLEEQHAAIEAEKNKVERECEGLQYQIEVQNITQRIGTLSDQLDAATALSEPRENAFITFEFNHNNASTELEKALNNLGRIRSSTTLPGLCRARLKDPAIVKLQGVVVVETVDYHGHPRNVGGDPIGAELMLADNIQLENQSQSIETEVKDLDNGTYEVLFRPPYASRYILKLSVFERPIKDYPLFFDATEHNEPIRVYGKRGNGEDEFHQPVGVAIDDNRYVYILDTGNSRIKVLNSDLEFQRHINNEGLEGRSCTGIAISQQGLVVVNWRTRRITEMSTLGDTIRSFSHNTFQEPIDIAVDRSYGHILVADNGQSCVFVFDSDGKILFQVGKRGTFRLISSVTVGPAGEILVADSRIQVFSAKGDFSEEIYVEGKNKGIYGGITVDAEGRILATRTDKGRSIIQVLKLGGGNILTEIDSHSSKLRRPSGIAVLADNHLVVVDLGNDCIKKYRYW